TTCGGGCACTTTGCTGGATGGCGTCTCGTCCCGTCTCGACGCGACGGCGGGCCAGGTGTCGCAAGCATGGACGGACGCGCTGTCGCAGCAGGAGCGCGCCGGCGAAAAGCTCGCGGATCAGAACCGCGTGGCGCTCACGACGGCAGCCGCCGCATTCGAACAGCATTCGGCAGCGCTGTTGCAAGCCGTCGGTCAGTCGCATGCGGGCTTGCAGGCGGAGCTTGCATCGCGCGATGAAGCGCGCCTCGCCGCATGGCGCGCATCGCTCGAAGCACTCGCTGCGACCTTGAGCCAGCAGTGGGAAGAAACGGGCGCGCGCAGCGCGAGCCGCCAGCAGGAAATCTGCGACACGCTCGCGCAAACGGCCCGCGATATTTCGGAGCAAACCCAGGCGCACGCGAGCGGCACGATCGCCGAAATCTCGCGGCTCGTCGAGGCCGCGTCGGAAGCGCCGCGCGTGGCGGCCGAAGTGGTCGCCGAACTGCGCCAGAAGCTCTCCGACAGCATGGTCCGCGACAACGCGATGCTCGACGAGCGCAGCCGTTTGCTGGCCACGCTCGAAACGCTGCTCGACGCGGTAAACCATGCATCGACGGAACAGCGCACGGCTGTCGATGCGCTCGTGTCGACGTCGGCGGGCTTGCTGGAACGTGTCGGCACGCAGTTCACCGACAAGGTCGAGTCCGAAACGCGCAAGCTCGGCGACGTCGCCGCGCAGGTGACGGGCAGCGCGGTCGAAGTGGCGAGCCTCGGCGAAGCGTTCGGCGTGGCCGTGCGTCTGTTCGGCGAATCGAACGACAAGCTGACGGCGCATCTGCAACGCATCGAAGCCGCACTCGACAAGTCGCTGATGCGTAGCGACGAACAACTCGCGTACTACGTCGCGCAGGCGCGCGAAGTGATCGACCTGAGCATGCTGTCGCAGAAGCAGATCGTCGAAGATCTGCAGCAACTGGCGGGCCGACGCGCAGCAGGAGCCGACGCGGCATGAACGAGGACATCGACGGCGGCGTCGAGCCGACGACACCCATCTGGGCCGCGTTCAGCGATCTGATGTCGGTGTTGCTGGGCGCGTTCGTGCTGCTGCTGGTCGCCGTGATCGGCGTGCAGCTGGAACTGTCCGCGCGACTCGACGACGCCGTGAAGCAGCGGCAAATGGAAGCGCAGCGCCGCAAGACACTCGAACAGGCGCTCGCGGGACCGCTCGCGGCGGGGCGTGTGACGCTCGTCAACGGACGCATCGGCATCAGCGGCAACGTGCTGTTTGCGTTGAACTCGGATCAGTTGCAGCCGGAGGGGCGTGAACTGTTGAGGAGTCTTGCAGCGCCGTTGTCCGCGTATCTGCGCTCGCATGATGAAATCCTGATGGTCAGCGGTTTCGCCGACGATCAGCAGGTGCGTGCAGGCAACCGGCGTTTCGCCGATAACTGGGAACTGTCGGCGCAGCGCGCGTTGACCGTGACACGTGCGTTTATCGATTCGGGCATCCCCGCGTCGTCGGTGTTCGCGGCGGCGTTTGGCTCGCAACAGCCCGTCAGTTCGAACGCCGACAGCGAAGGGCGCGCGAAGAACCGTCGCGTGGAGATTGCGGCCGTGCCGAGGCCGGCGTCGGCGGGCAACGCGAATCATGAGTAACGAAGTGAACGCCGCGCAAGCGACGCTCGACGCCTGGCGCGAGCAGGGCGCGGACGCGCACGATCCGCTGCGCTTTCATTTCATCGATGCATTGGCGCGGCGTGCTGCCGGGCATGATGGCGAGGCACGTCGCGTGCTCGACGCGCGGCTGTCGTCGTTGCTCGATGCGTATGCGGCGGATCTTTCAGGCGAAGCGCAAGCGCCTGAGGCAACGCCTTGCAAGCCGTCGCACGGCCCGCTTGCCGGGCTGGTCGACTACATCGCGAATCAGGCGACGGAACTTGGCGTGCGCGCGCCGTCCGGTTCCGCTGTTCACGCCGAATTGCAGGCGCTCGATTACTTCCGCGAAACCTGGTCGAAGGTCAGCGCGGAGAAGCAGTTGCGTCAGTCGTTCGAACAGGTGCCGGGCAATGCCGGTCCGCTCAATTCGAGCAGCCTCGTGCATCGGTCGCTGTCGCTGATGCGCGAACTGTCGCCGGGTTATCTGCAGCAGTTCTTGTCGTACGTCGATGCGTTGTCGTGGATGGAGCAGCTCACCACGGGCGGTGGCGTGCAGCCCGTCAAGGAAGCGCCGCGCGCTGCGAGCGCGAAGAAGGGCGCACGCGGCAAGTCGCGATAGAGGTCAGTCCGCATCGGCCTGCTTCTTGTACTGCGACGCAAGCTTGTCTTGCTGGTTCGGCGGCACGGGATCGTAATGGCTCAGTTCGATGTTGTAATTGCCGTGCCCGCCCGCGATCGCGTTGAGCCGCGATTGATAGTCGGCGAGTTCCGATAGCGGCACTTTCCCCGCGACGACAACAGCATGGCCCGCCAGATTGCGCGTGCCCTGCACCTGCGCGCGCCGCGACGACAGATCGCCGATGATGTCGCCCATCGTCGTCTCAGGCGTCATCACCTCGATGTTGACGATGGGTTCGAGCAGAATCGGCTGCGCCTTCAGCACGGCATCGATGAAGGCCTTGCGGCCCGCCGTGACGAAGGCCACTTCCTTCGAATCGACGGGATGGCTCTTG
This Paraburkholderia sabiae DNA region includes the following protein-coding sequences:
- a CDS encoding OmpA family protein, which encodes MNEDIDGGVEPTTPIWAAFSDLMSVLLGAFVLLLVAVIGVQLELSARLDDAVKQRQMEAQRRKTLEQALAGPLAAGRVTLVNGRIGISGNVLFALNSDQLQPEGRELLRSLAAPLSAYLRSHDEILMVSGFADDQQVRAGNRRFADNWELSAQRALTVTRAFIDSGIPASSVFAAAFGSQQPVSSNADSEGRAKNRRVEIAAVPRPASAGNANHE
- a CDS encoding DUF2894 domain-containing protein, with amino-acid sequence MSNEVNAAQATLDAWREQGADAHDPLRFHFIDALARRAAGHDGEARRVLDARLSSLLDAYAADLSGEAQAPEATPCKPSHGPLAGLVDYIANQATELGVRAPSGSAVHAELQALDYFRETWSKVSAEKQLRQSFEQVPGNAGPLNSSSLVHRSLSLMRELSPGYLQQFLSYVDALSWMEQLTTGGGVQPVKEAPRAASAKKGARGKSR